From a single Armatimonadota bacterium genomic region:
- a CDS encoding Gfo/Idh/MocA family oxidoreductase yields the protein MDQVGIGIIGSGFVAEIHVESIKKMHNARAVAVASPTPEHVEAFAAKHAIGKHFTDYRAVLDLPEVDVVLMCLPNDLHCRVCCDAALAKKHVICEKPLCPTLAEADRMIDTCREQGVKLMYAEELCFTPKYVRAKQLCDSGALGKLFRIKQCEKHDGPHMPWFWDVERSGGGVTLDMGCHAFEYFRWMLGKPQVKSVWADMGTFVHGDRTKGDDDSLIVVEFEGGARGVAEESWAKPGGMDDRIELYGSEGVIICDLLHGSAFQTYSKRGYDYAVEKAGSTMGWSFTMYEEAWNYGFPQELAHFVDCVLNDTEPLETGEDGRAVLEIILAAYESAGTGRKVTWPYNAPRDKTPHEVWGR from the coding sequence ATGGACCAGGTCGGTATCGGCATCATCGGCTCCGGGTTTGTCGCGGAGATCCACGTGGAATCGATCAAGAAGATGCACAATGCCCGGGCGGTCGCGGTCGCTTCACCCACACCGGAACATGTCGAGGCCTTTGCCGCGAAGCACGCCATCGGCAAGCACTTCACCGACTACCGCGCCGTGCTCGATCTGCCCGAGGTCGACGTGGTGCTCATGTGCCTGCCCAATGACCTGCACTGCCGGGTCTGCTGCGACGCCGCACTCGCGAAGAAGCACGTCATCTGCGAGAAGCCTCTCTGTCCCACTCTCGCCGAAGCCGACCGGATGATCGACACCTGCCGCGAGCAGGGCGTCAAGCTCATGTACGCCGAGGAGCTCTGTTTCACCCCCAAGTACGTCCGCGCAAAGCAGCTCTGCGACTCCGGCGCCCTGGGGAAACTTTTCCGTATCAAGCAGTGCGAAAAGCACGACGGCCCGCACATGCCGTGGTTCTGGGATGTGGAGCGCTCCGGCGGCGGCGTCACTCTCGACATGGGCTGCCACGCCTTCGAGTACTTCCGCTGGATGTTGGGCAAGCCGCAAGTGAAGAGCGTCTGGGCGGACATGGGCACTTTCGTCCATGGCGACAGGACGAAGGGCGACGATGACTCGCTGATCGTGGTGGAGTTCGAGGGCGGCGCGCGCGGGGTCGCCGAGGAGTCCTGGGCGAAACCCGGGGGCATGGACGACCGCATCGAACTGTACGGTTCCGAGGGCGTGATTATATGCGACCTGCTCCACGGCAGCGCCTTCCAGACCTACAGCAAGCGGGGCTATGACTACGCTGTGGAGAAAGCGGGGAGCACGATGGGCTGGAGCTTCACCATGTACGAGGAAGCATGGAATTACGGCTTCCCGCAGGAGCTTGCGCATTTCGTGGACTGCGTGCTGAACGACACGGAGCCACTGGAGACGGGCGAGGACGGCCGGGCAGTGCTGGAGATCATCCTGGCGGCGTACGAAAGCGCCGGCACGGGTCGGAAGGTGACGTGGCCGTACAACGCGCCGCGTGACAAGACCCCGCATGAGGTGTGGGGGAGGTAA
- a CDS encoding DUF4838 domain-containing protein yields the protein MYFRLTSLSSLILLSALAPFAALADDFALVREGEPQATLVIDSRRYPLKQDITNRWATEERTIANIVATVVEYVRKSTGAELPVVDLAAGEIPDGTLVFIGRGEYVDRQIGADLDRLDPSGYIIRAVDGRHLVIAGPTSEGTEFGTYEFLERFVGVRWLFPTEIGEHVPRTETLVVPANVYLRDEPAFMQVPLLASMPTHQTWARRMRFWTRLNFHHSLVDMFPPAKYAKTHPEFFPIPKAGATQRYLPSDNDYSWQPCFTAPGLVDEAARIITEALDRNPRIRSYSFGVNDSNLYCQCENCREEYIQGEEFLGMACYSDVYFKWVNAVVDKVLEKHPDAWFGCLAYSHVGKPPVKVDVHPRVIPFLTYDSMQLLDPERRRDHEALVQAWAAKCTFLGRYDYTYGDHHVPPRIYLHHWADCVRWARDHQVRAWYAETYPFFGEAPKYYVMAKIWWDPDRDVDALLEEWYRLAFGRAAAPMKAYFDHWEDYWIRRVPESDYFRRCRNEQYLMGNPGWLERLDLSDIEKADAWIADAQRLADTPETRARVEVMARSWQYYRGVIATYVARGKSEGRLSVEQALALLSGGAANLAQPLWSLYQELMRDPVLVFTWNSSYPYGTAERAPYLDAAETYLDTLDDTLAAKFRDLRQTPGTEMAPLAATLLAIGDGTARNLVPNPGFEAEKPLDGWWAGMHFGTGKCGVTTEQPYEGANAVEVTGTADGYGGVFRTDVPAKPGKRYLFVLRARWEGEPGVSTVCQMLTQFRDAGGRTLADTLRSNRFKCTSDWRAFTLETLEAPEGTSTLLVRVDALYQPKEGHRVFFDALQAYEIEAVE from the coding sequence ATGTACTTCCGCCTGACCAGCCTGTCCAGCCTCATTTTGCTCTCTGCGCTTGCCCCTTTCGCGGCGCTTGCGGATGACTTCGCACTGGTGCGAGAGGGCGAGCCTCAGGCTACTCTTGTCATCGACTCGCGGCGCTACCCGCTGAAGCAGGACATCACCAACCGGTGGGCCACCGAGGAGCGTACCATCGCCAATATCGTCGCGACGGTGGTGGAGTACGTCCGCAAGAGCACGGGCGCGGAACTGCCGGTAGTGGACCTCGCCGCCGGTGAGATCCCCGACGGCACCCTGGTGTTCATCGGCCGCGGGGAATACGTGGACCGGCAGATCGGGGCCGACCTGGACCGTCTCGATCCCTCAGGCTACATCATCCGAGCGGTGGACGGTCGGCATCTCGTCATCGCGGGCCCCACATCCGAAGGCACGGAGTTCGGCACCTACGAGTTCCTGGAGCGTTTCGTCGGGGTGCGCTGGCTTTTCCCCACCGAGATCGGCGAACACGTCCCGCGGACAGAGACTCTCGTGGTGCCCGCCAATGTGTATCTGCGCGACGAACCGGCTTTCATGCAGGTGCCCCTGCTTGCCTCAATGCCCACCCACCAGACCTGGGCGCGGCGCATGCGGTTCTGGACGCGACTCAACTTCCACCACAGTCTCGTGGACATGTTTCCACCCGCGAAATACGCGAAGACCCACCCGGAGTTCTTCCCGATCCCCAAGGCCGGGGCGACGCAGCGCTACCTGCCGAGCGACAATGACTACTCCTGGCAACCATGTTTCACCGCGCCGGGCCTGGTGGACGAAGCAGCGAGAATTATCACTGAGGCGCTGGACAGGAATCCTCGCATCCGTAGCTACTCCTTCGGAGTGAACGACAGCAACCTGTATTGCCAGTGCGAGAACTGCCGCGAGGAGTACATTCAGGGCGAGGAATTCCTCGGCATGGCGTGCTACTCCGACGTCTATTTCAAGTGGGTCAATGCAGTGGTGGATAAGGTCCTCGAGAAGCACCCTGACGCCTGGTTCGGGTGTCTCGCCTACAGCCACGTGGGCAAGCCGCCGGTGAAGGTGGATGTGCACCCGCGGGTGATCCCCTTTCTCACATACGACTCCATGCAACTTCTCGACCCTGAGCGCCGCCGGGATCATGAAGCTCTCGTGCAGGCCTGGGCCGCGAAATGCACCTTCCTGGGCCGCTATGACTACACCTACGGCGACCATCACGTGCCGCCGCGCATCTACCTCCACCACTGGGCCGATTGCGTCCGCTGGGCCCGGGATCACCAGGTCCGGGCGTGGTACGCCGAGACCTACCCGTTCTTCGGCGAGGCCCCGAAGTACTACGTGATGGCCAAGATCTGGTGGGACCCGGACCGCGACGTGGACGCGCTTCTCGAGGAGTGGTACCGCCTGGCATTCGGCAGGGCCGCTGCGCCGATGAAGGCCTACTTCGACCATTGGGAAGACTACTGGATCCGCCGCGTGCCCGAGAGCGACTACTTCCGGCGCTGCAGGAACGAGCAGTACCTCATGGGCAATCCGGGCTGGCTGGAGCGCCTGGACCTCAGCGACATCGAGAAGGCCGACGCCTGGATCGCCGACGCACAGCGCCTCGCGGACACCCCCGAGACCAGGGCACGCGTGGAGGTGATGGCGCGGTCCTGGCAATATTACCGCGGGGTCATCGCGACATACGTGGCCCGGGGGAAGTCGGAGGGCCGCCTGTCGGTTGAGCAGGCGCTGGCATTGCTCTCGGGCGGGGCCGCGAACCTCGCCCAGCCCCTGTGGTCGCTGTACCAGGAACTCATGAGGGACCCGGTGCTGGTATTCACCTGGAACAGCTCATATCCCTACGGCACCGCCGAACGCGCACCGTATCTGGACGCTGCCGAGACCTATCTCGACACCCTCGACGACACTCTTGCCGCGAAGTTTCGGGACCTGAGACAGACGCCGGGCACCGAGATGGCGCCGCTTGCAGCCACCCTCCTTGCGATCGGCGACGGCACTGCCCGAAACCTCGTGCCGAACCCGGGCTTCGAGGCCGAGAAGCCGCTGGATGGCTGGTGGGCCGGGATGCACTTCGGCACCGGCAAGTGCGGTGTCACCACTGAACAGCCTTACGAGGGCGCAAATGCGGTGGAGGTTACCGGAACTGCGGACGGCTACGGCGGCGTATTCCGGACGGACGTGCCGGCGAAGCCCGGGAAGCGCTACCTGTTCGTGTTGCGCGCCCGGTGGGAAGGCGAGCCCGGTGTGTCCACGGTCTGCCAGATGCTCACCCAGTTCCGCGATGCCGGGGGCCGCACACTGGCCGACACCCTTCGCAGCAACCGGTTCAAGTGCACCAGCGACTGGCGCGCGTTCACCCTCGAGACCCTCGAGGCGCCCGAGGGAACGTCCACCCTGCTGGTGCGCGTGGATGCCCTCTATCAGCCGAAGGAGGGCCACCGGGTGTTCTTTGACGCGCTGCAGGCGTACGAGATTGAGGCCGTCGAATAG
- a CDS encoding zinc-binding dehydrogenase — protein MRNTAVEFVARGEMGFADIGPAPQPGPTQVLLETLFSGITNGTERHALMCDYGYGGGQYPSRHGYQHVCRVAGAGEDVETLAEGDLVFLGDYVGHVGWHIRDAVVMPPLLVKLPGDVDPGDCALLGVAGVAMRAIRRTRVSAGQKVLVIGLGPIGIFAAQCARAVGAHVTAADIVDRRLDAARVTGAHRVVDMRAADAWEQVESGRHYDVIFDGAGYERFFFDVHEHGLLGHGGAIASISVRGETLFPWSMLHTTEASIEVSCHFSASEIDCLLHLVRTGAVQVPPVVSHRVSIDQAPEIYATMRDEPRALYGVIFDWR, from the coding sequence ATGCGCAACACAGCCGTCGAGTTCGTCGCCCGTGGCGAGATGGGTTTTGCCGACATCGGCCCGGCACCCCAGCCCGGCCCAACACAGGTACTGCTGGAGACGTTGTTTTCGGGGATCACCAATGGCACCGAACGCCACGCACTCATGTGCGACTACGGCTACGGAGGCGGACAGTACCCGAGCCGTCACGGCTATCAGCATGTGTGCCGGGTCGCCGGCGCCGGTGAGGACGTCGAAACGCTGGCGGAGGGCGATCTCGTCTTCCTCGGCGACTATGTGGGCCACGTAGGCTGGCATATACGGGACGCCGTGGTCATGCCGCCCCTGCTGGTGAAGCTGCCGGGGGATGTCGACCCTGGCGATTGCGCCCTGCTCGGGGTCGCCGGGGTGGCCATGCGCGCCATCCGCCGCACCCGCGTCAGCGCCGGGCAGAAGGTGCTGGTGATCGGTCTCGGGCCCATCGGGATCTTCGCCGCCCAGTGCGCGAGGGCGGTGGGCGCGCATGTGACTGCGGCGGACATCGTGGACCGGCGTCTGGACGCGGCCAGAGTCACCGGAGCCCACCGCGTCGTGGATATGCGCGCGGCTGACGCCTGGGAGCAGGTTGAGTCTGGCCGCCACTATGACGTGATCTTCGACGGCGCGGGATATGAGCGCTTCTTCTTCGATGTCCACGAACATGGCCTGCTCGGCCACGGCGGCGCGATCGCGTCCATTTCCGTGCGGGGGGAGACTCTCTTCCCGTGGTCGATGCTGCACACCACTGAGGCCTCTATCGAAGTCTCCTGCCATTTCAGCGCGTCGGAGATTGACTGCCTGCTGCATCTGGTCCGCACCGGCGCGGTGCAAGTCCCACCGGTCGTCTCCCACCGAGTCAGCATCGACCAGGCCCCGGAGATATATGCCACCATGCGCGACGAGCCGAGGGCCCTGTACGGCGTCATCTTTGACTGGCGCTAA
- a CDS encoding HigA family addiction module antidote protein has protein sequence MNSGGSVSPGGTVTHTMSRSRTTIETQRGAPAKPPPVHPGEVLLEEFLLPLGISQYRLAKDTGVPPRRINEIVHGKRAITADTALRLSRYFGTSEPFWLNLQAHYDLEIAKDRLGKTLEEDVVVFKGSH, from the coding sequence ATGAACAGTGGCGGATCTGTTTCGCCTGGAGGGACGGTGACGCATACGATGTCGAGATCACGGACTACCATTGAGACGCAGAGGGGAGCGCCGGCCAAGCCGCCGCCTGTACATCCGGGCGAGGTCCTCCTGGAGGAGTTCCTGCTGCCCCTTGGCATCAGCCAATACCGCCTGGCGAAGGACACGGGGGTCCCGCCGCGCCGCATCAACGAAATCGTCCACGGCAAGCGGGCGATCACCGCGGACACAGCCCTGCGCCTGTCGCGGTACTTCGGCACGAGTGAACCCTTCTGGCTCAACCTGCAGGCGCATTACGACCTGGAGATCGCGAAAGACCGCCTGGGCAAGACGCTGGAGGAGGACGTTGTGGTGTTCAAAGGGAGCCACTGA
- a CDS encoding heparinase II/III family protein, producing MPLDHPRGADRKPPAIRKRTIVFGVSLLVFGVGMMVMGLGIGVTKAGLPPEKHPSLLFERQQLDTIRDRLRERPYREWLKRLEAWCASPLPDESQLTHTERAHRAKALAFLFTLTRERRYAENAEALLAKVRPPSRGGKWRGLDEIVEATASYAVAYDLMANYLRGNQMLETKTRLLLYDLGRELYTSQYVWPSPGGDTRAIRQFSALGICALAIRDFDPPGNDPGPAAWYRRARSEIPKALQRQVCRDGSYAEGPGRHFEAAKLYLAFLIADRIATGETILDDQGLLACEWSVRIRMPNGLRPNLDSSTVTPSISYAMTAATADSGLYRWDAQGPGFARAVPNDQLPEALSWYDITRPAVPPSWHPSGLLEACGDVFIRSGWDSSAVYLSLRGERSKARLAGGVFEQPDGTSLTLCKGDETLVMDTGYGGWQRRHVTRKGESHNLVLVDGQGPPIKTALGAVLSIGVDVETRDALFDRNVSAVRVACSHHDTQFERALTFVAGEDAVVFDRAVAAEGEHDFSWLMHLNAGGDTGGLLDLQEDRAVVHRPGASLQLVLASTGSSGSPLTAKTDTHFTREDQEPLSHTVVTKTVHDSQRACFLSILSPRDSGDRFPVVETRCGRGWLGAIIDGRTRVLFRTSGSARLGSGPVATDGVGLQWASDSSGRPKYVLALGAKHIWVGDRPVWSSDTPQAVVWRAPDHKTGRVAAGPNA from the coding sequence ATGCCGCTGGATCATCCCAGGGGGGCAGACCGAAAGCCACCGGCCATCCGGAAGCGAACCATCGTTTTCGGCGTGAGCCTGCTTGTCTTCGGTGTCGGGATGATGGTCATGGGCCTTGGTATCGGTGTGACCAAGGCCGGCCTGCCCCCTGAGAAGCACCCCTCTCTGCTTTTCGAGCGCCAGCAACTCGACACGATCCGCGACCGTCTTCGCGAGCGTCCATACCGCGAATGGCTCAAGCGCCTGGAGGCCTGGTGCGCAAGCCCGCTGCCGGATGAGAGCCAGCTCACACACACCGAGCGTGCCCATCGGGCGAAAGCCCTGGCCTTCCTGTTCACCCTCACACGCGAGCGGCGCTATGCGGAGAATGCCGAAGCACTCCTGGCCAAGGTCCGGCCGCCTTCCCGCGGGGGCAAGTGGCGCGGGCTCGATGAGATCGTGGAGGCTACCGCGTCATACGCCGTCGCGTATGATCTCATGGCCAACTACTTGCGCGGGAATCAGATGCTGGAGACCAAGACCCGGCTCCTGCTGTACGACCTGGGCCGCGAGCTGTACACTTCACAGTACGTCTGGCCCAGCCCCGGCGGGGATACCCGCGCGATCCGCCAGTTCTCGGCGCTCGGGATCTGCGCCCTGGCCATCCGGGACTTCGATCCTCCGGGCAATGATCCCGGCCCAGCAGCCTGGTACCGCAGGGCGCGCAGCGAGATCCCCAAGGCCCTGCAGCGACAGGTCTGCCGCGACGGCTCCTATGCGGAGGGCCCCGGCCGACACTTCGAAGCGGCCAAGCTCTATCTCGCGTTCCTGATTGCTGACCGCATCGCCACGGGGGAGACCATCCTGGATGACCAGGGACTGCTTGCGTGCGAGTGGAGCGTGCGGATCCGCATGCCCAACGGCCTGAGGCCGAATCTGGACAGCTCCACCGTTACCCCCTCCATCAGTTACGCGATGACCGCGGCAACGGCGGATTCCGGCCTGTACCGCTGGGATGCGCAGGGCCCCGGGTTCGCCCGTGCGGTGCCCAATGACCAACTCCCCGAGGCTCTGTCGTGGTATGACATCACCAGGCCGGCCGTGCCGCCGTCCTGGCACCCAAGCGGATTGCTGGAAGCCTGCGGGGATGTGTTCATCCGCAGCGGCTGGGACTCGTCAGCGGTTTACCTGAGTCTCAGGGGCGAGCGCTCCAAGGCCCGTCTTGCAGGGGGCGTTTTCGAGCAACCCGATGGCACAAGCCTCACGCTCTGCAAGGGAGACGAAACGCTGGTAATGGACACGGGTTACGGGGGATGGCAGCGAAGACACGTGACCCGCAAGGGCGAGAGCCACAATCTGGTGCTCGTGGACGGACAGGGGCCACCCATCAAGACCGCTCTCGGCGCCGTGCTGTCCATCGGCGTCGATGTCGAGACGAGAGACGCTCTGTTCGACCGCAACGTGAGCGCTGTAAGGGTCGCCTGTTCCCATCACGACACCCAGTTCGAGCGGGCCCTGACCTTCGTCGCAGGCGAGGATGCAGTGGTGTTCGACCGCGCGGTGGCTGCCGAAGGCGAGCATGACTTTTCCTGGCTTATGCACCTGAACGCCGGCGGAGATACCGGCGGACTTTTAGACCTGCAGGAAGACCGGGCAGTGGTACATCGCCCGGGGGCTTCGCTACAACTGGTGCTTGCATCCACGGGCTCGAGTGGCTCTCCCCTCACCGCGAAAACCGACACACATTTCACCCGCGAGGACCAAGAACCGCTGAGCCACACCGTGGTCACGAAGACGGTCCACGACAGTCAGCGGGCCTGCTTCCTCTCGATCCTGTCGCCCAGGGACAGTGGCGACCGTTTCCCGGTGGTGGAGACGCGCTGCGGCCGGGGATGGCTGGGCGCGATCATCGACGGCCGCACGCGCGTCCTGTTCCGAACCAGCGGGTCAGCCCGGCTGGGAAGCGGCCCCGTCGCGACAGATGGTGTCGGGCTTCAGTGGGCTTCCGACTCTTCCGGCAGACCAAAGTATGTCCTCGCGCTGGGCGCGAAACACATCTGGGTCGGCGATCGCCCGGTCTGGTCCAGCGACACGCCGCAGGCCGTGGTCTGGCGCGCGCCGGACCACAAGACCGGCAGGGTCGCCGCCGGCCCCAACGCCTGA
- a CDS encoding carboxypeptidase regulatory-like domain-containing protein — protein sequence MTARACRSTVLTLLALLAVQSAFAWGPHPDIARAALNVLPEAEQCRERFGSEFDSLTNYSWMPDQQGQELGPFYADDYLLIPAFPKYAFHAMPGVADTYEPFLRRALQAFRTETPANACRQLGPLVHFVEDTGAPPHALYISGPLHGPMENWVNAKAINIEGYQPVLLGNDDEALLAGLRARMDQLVAYVIPRAEKAKPLCEQGEAERPNVEPILLECANECARALADVLHSIFTLVLNENLEGAGLEGNVIAGEFHLDNPKRNNKGARVVLLDAAKYDQIADPTQGLSAALTAYSTVAYSVASIPEGLGWLGEYRFRNLPEGVYRVLAYRPGSTWIVSDPFVLAKGQVARVDLALAPTDPPGNILQNPTGTLSYLAPGPDRWQQSGGRWSSRGASLDEGVTYRCGAVLKDPAAKVSFRFATPAGGESVALAEGTARPAEVTYTCASRGMTVSAVVETARPLTDVLERVWVVPLVAQ from the coding sequence ATGACCGCACGCGCCTGCCGCTCTACCGTCCTGACGTTGCTCGCACTGCTCGCGGTCCAGTCGGCCTTCGCCTGGGGGCCGCACCCGGACATCGCGCGAGCGGCCCTGAATGTACTGCCGGAAGCCGAACAGTGCCGGGAGCGTTTCGGCAGCGAGTTCGACTCATTGACCAACTACTCATGGATGCCCGACCAGCAGGGGCAGGAACTGGGCCCATTCTATGCCGACGACTACCTGCTGATTCCGGCGTTCCCGAAGTACGCCTTCCACGCCATGCCGGGCGTCGCCGACACTTACGAGCCCTTCCTGCGCCGGGCGTTGCAGGCATTCCGCACCGAGACCCCCGCAAACGCCTGCCGCCAACTGGGGCCGCTGGTGCATTTCGTTGAAGACACCGGTGCGCCGCCCCATGCCTTGTATATCAGCGGACCCCTGCACGGCCCCATGGAAAACTGGGTCAACGCGAAGGCCATCAACATCGAGGGCTACCAGCCGGTTCTACTGGGCAATGATGACGAGGCGCTTCTCGCCGGCCTGCGTGCGCGCATGGACCAGCTGGTTGCCTATGTCATTCCCCGCGCGGAGAAGGCGAAACCCCTTTGCGAGCAGGGTGAGGCGGAGCGCCCCAACGTGGAACCAATTCTCCTTGAATGCGCCAATGAGTGCGCGCGGGCGCTGGCGGACGTGCTGCACTCCATCTTCACGCTGGTGCTGAACGAGAACCTGGAAGGTGCAGGGCTGGAAGGGAACGTGATCGCCGGAGAGTTCCATCTGGACAACCCGAAGCGGAACAACAAGGGCGCGCGAGTCGTGCTTCTGGATGCCGCCAAGTATGACCAGATCGCCGACCCGACCCAGGGACTGAGCGCCGCATTGACCGCGTACTCAACGGTCGCTTACTCGGTTGCGTCTATCCCGGAGGGCCTCGGGTGGCTGGGCGAGTACCGATTCCGAAACTTGCCAGAAGGGGTGTACCGCGTGCTTGCCTACCGCCCCGGGTCCACCTGGATCGTTTCAGATCCGTTCGTCCTGGCCAAAGGTCAAGTCGCCCGCGTGGACCTGGCGCTTGCCCCCACTGACCCGCCCGGTAACATTCTGCAGAACCCCACCGGGACCCTGTCGTACCTGGCGCCGGGCCCGGATCGCTGGCAACAGAGCGGCGGTCGCTGGTCAAGCCGTGGAGCCAGCCTTGACGAGGGCGTCACGTATCGCTGTGGCGCGGTCCTCAAGGACCCCGCGGCGAAGGTGAGCTTCCGCTTCGCGACCCCGGCGGGTGGGGAATCCGTGGCCCTGGCCGAGGGCACTGCACGGCCCGCCGAAGTGACCTACACTTGCGCATCCAGGGGCATGACGGTCAGTGCTGTGGTCGAGACCGCACGTCCGCTCACCGACGTGCTGGAGCGAGTGTGGGTTGTTCCTTTGGTGGCGCAGTGA
- a CDS encoding sugar phosphate isomerase/epimerase codes for MKPVLFSVSYAGLWGQASLGLADFVTHAAELGYPAVELMGKRPHLSVLDYDAESAGALADHCRQAGVEVACIAGYTNFAGGAESSEVPFVEMQVNYVRDLAQLARALDCGLVRVFTSYERDDLPVAANWVRTVAAIRECCDVVADYGVTIGIQNHHDIAVHSKALVELLRDVDRANCRLMFDAWSPCLRGEPAYETARVLAPHTVHTTFADYVRLPRFQYDPALINYQSAGPDLVRAVPMGDGDLANADFLRGLRDGGFDGTVAYEMCSPLRGGGEMANLDHCARRFLEWFAMQ; via the coding sequence ATGAAACCCGTGCTCTTTTCCGTCAGTTACGCCGGGCTTTGGGGTCAGGCGTCTCTCGGGCTGGCGGATTTCGTGACCCACGCCGCCGAACTGGGCTACCCGGCGGTGGAGCTGATGGGCAAGCGCCCGCACCTGAGCGTGCTGGACTATGATGCCGAATCCGCCGGAGCACTCGCGGATCATTGCCGGCAGGCGGGGGTGGAGGTGGCCTGTATCGCGGGGTACACCAACTTCGCCGGTGGGGCGGAGAGTTCCGAGGTGCCCTTCGTGGAAATGCAGGTGAACTACGTGCGGGACCTGGCGCAATTGGCCCGGGCGCTGGACTGCGGCCTGGTGCGGGTGTTCACCTCATACGAGCGCGACGACCTGCCCGTGGCGGCGAACTGGGTGCGCACGGTGGCCGCGATCCGCGAGTGCTGCGATGTTGTCGCAGACTATGGCGTGACCATCGGCATCCAGAACCACCATGACATCGCGGTGCACAGCAAGGCGCTGGTGGAACTGCTGCGCGACGTTGATCGGGCCAACTGTCGGCTCATGTTCGACGCGTGGTCGCCGTGCCTGCGGGGCGAGCCCGCGTACGAGACCGCGCGGGTCTTGGCCCCGCACACGGTTCACACGACCTTCGCCGATTATGTGCGGCTGCCCCGGTTCCAGTATGACCCGGCGCTCATCAACTACCAGTCGGCGGGCCCGGACCTTGTGCGCGCCGTGCCCATGGGCGACGGTGACCTCGCCAACGCCGACTTCCTGCGGGGCTTGCGGGACGGCGGCTTCGACGGAACGGTGGCCTACGAGATGTGTTCGCCCTTGCGCGGTGGTGGCGAGATGGCGAACCTCGACCACTGCGCCCGGCGTTTCCTGGAGTGGTTCGCGATGCAGTAG
- a CDS encoding class I SAM-dependent methyltransferase, which produces MKQQWYQTLFANYARQYDEECYTQGTLGEVDFIEQELEHDRAKTILDIGCGTGRHAIELAKRGYQVTGVDLSEGQLARAREKASQAGVSVDFRQCDARELDFMAAFDLAIMICEGGFSLMETDAMNFRILQGACRALRPGGKLVMTALNALYALARTIRQTDGQTVEGPGPTSLDLETFRACSDFEFADDDGVTHAIHCNERYYAPSEIRWLLETLGMTEIGIYACELGRFSRERAPGFDDMELLVIAR; this is translated from the coding sequence ATGAAGCAGCAGTGGTACCAGACGCTATTTGCGAATTACGCCCGACAGTATGATGAAGAGTGCTACACCCAGGGCACCCTGGGCGAGGTAGACTTCATCGAACAGGAACTGGAGCACGACCGCGCGAAGACCATCCTCGACATCGGCTGCGGTACAGGACGCCATGCCATTGAACTGGCGAAACGCGGCTATCAGGTGACTGGAGTGGACCTTTCCGAAGGGCAACTGGCGCGCGCCCGCGAGAAAGCTTCCCAGGCAGGGGTGTCCGTGGACTTCCGCCAGTGCGACGCGCGGGAACTCGACTTCATGGCCGCCTTCGATCTGGCGATCATGATCTGCGAGGGCGGCTTCTCGCTCATGGAAACCGACGCCATGAACTTCCGGATCCTGCAAGGCGCCTGCCGAGCGCTGAGGCCCGGCGGGAAGCTGGTGATGACCGCCCTGAATGCACTGTATGCGCTGGCGCGGACGATCCGGCAGACGGATGGACAGACCGTGGAAGGGCCCGGCCCCACCTCGCTGGACCTGGAAACCTTCCGCGCCTGCTCCGATTTCGAGTTCGCCGACGATGACGGGGTCACCCATGCTATCCACTGCAATGAGCGCTACTACGCTCCGTCCGAAATCCGGTGGCTGCTGGAAACGCTGGGGATGACCGAAATCGGCATCTACGCCTGCGAGCTGGGGCGTTTCAGCCGCGAGCGTGCGCCGGGCTTCGATGACATGGAGCTGCTGGTGATCGCCCGGTGA
- a CDS encoding type II toxin-antitoxin system RelE/ParE family toxin — MIRSFRDRETERLFKRERPRRIPAAIHRPALRKLAILHAATDLADLRVPPGNRLERLIGDRDGQWSIRINEQWRICFAWRDGDAYDVEITDYH; from the coding sequence ATGATCCGCAGCTTTCGGGACCGGGAGACCGAGCGGCTCTTCAAGCGCGAACGGCCGCGTCGCATTCCGGCAGCGATCCATCGACCCGCGCTGCGCAAGCTCGCGATCCTGCACGCGGCGACGGATCTGGCAGACCTGCGGGTGCCCCCCGGCAACAGGCTGGAGCGGCTCATCGGTGACCGCGACGGACAGTGGAGCATACGCATCAATGAACAGTGGCGGATCTGTTTCGCCTGGAGGGACGGTGACGCATACGATGTCGAGATCACGGACTACCATTGA